CGAATTAATGCCATCAAAACAACGGCACCTGTTGCACCACTTAACCCCTGAATCAAGCGCATTGCAGTAAGAGAAAAAGCGGTTTGCATGAACACACTCGCGAGGGCCGATAACCCAAACAGTGCAATCCCAATCAACAGTACTATTTTTCTGCCATAACAATCGGAAAGAGGCCCATGAACCAACTGACCTAAAGCAAAACCCACCATATAAATAGTAAGTGTAAATTGGATGGCATTTGTGCTGGTAGCGAGATCGGTTGCCATTTGTGGCAAAGCCGGCAAATACATATCCATCGCCAATGGGGTTAGGCCAGATATCGCGCCGAGGGTCAGCATCATTGCTAAGGTAAGATGGATGGGTTTCGCTGTCATATTGTGGCTACTCTTGTATTCTATCCACCCCATAAAAATCAGAAATAGGGTCAAAGACAAAGAGAAGTCTTATAGGGGTGGACTTTAGCAAAAGTATACGTCACAGGCTTCGAAATAGAAATTGACGAAAAGCCGGAAGAGTAGCACTATTTGAACATTTTCGTTCTATAGTCAGACGGTGAGAGCCCAGCTTGTTTTTTAAATAATCGGCTAAAATACGAGCTATCATCATAGCCTAATTCAATGGCAATTTTTTGTACTGATTTAGACGAAAATGTAAGCTCTCTTTTAGCCTCTAGACAAATACGGTCGATAATACTTCGAGTCACCGTTTTGCCACACGCCGCTCGCATCAGCTCATTAATTCGTTTAGGAGTGAGATTAACTGCATCAGCATAAAACTCACATCGCTTTTGCTGAATATAGTTGTTTTCTATCAGTGATTCTATTTTTTCAATTCGCTGGTCACGCGACGACGGTGCACCTTCATTGTGTTCGGAAATTCTATAACGAGCTAATATTCGTAAATAGCTCGATAACAATGACTCAATCAACCCCAGATCATTGTCTTCATCAGCAACAAGAAGCAACTCCCACAACGATGTTAAATGCGAAACGCCATCCTCATCGAGGTCGAGAAAAGGTTGTTGAAACACATTGTCAAAGCCCAGCTTTTTCATCACCTCGTTATGCCTTTGGCTGACTTCAAACAGATCACTTTTAAACGCCACTACACGTAGGCAACTGTCTAATTGGCGTGCGTCGTGCACTTGATGTGGAGAGATCAAAAATACGCGATTAGTTCTCAATTTAAATGTTGAAAAATCAATTGAATGTTGACCTTTACCTTCGAGGCACCACATTATTTCATAGTAGTCGTGCCGATGAGGGTCCCAAATACCATTAGGCTCATGCCCTTGTATATTCAGGGCACTGAACGATCTACCAGAAGATATGATTTTATTTTGGATCATAACGTCAAATGACATCTCTTGTTATGTTCAACAGCGACACTGAGCTGAGATCAACGGTTTTCAATCGCTTTTCGTCGC
The DNA window shown above is from Vibrio algarum and carries:
- a CDS encoding AraC family transcriptional regulator; amino-acid sequence: MIQNKIISSGRSFSALNIQGHEPNGIWDPHRHDYYEIMWCLEGKGQHSIDFSTFKLRTNRVFLISPHQVHDARQLDSCLRVVAFKSDLFEVSQRHNEVMKKLGFDNVFQQPFLDLDEDGVSHLTSLWELLLVADEDNDLGLIESLLSSYLRILARYRISEHNEGAPSSRDQRIEKIESLIENNYIQQKRCEFYADAVNLTPKRINELMRAACGKTVTRSIIDRICLEAKRELTFSSKSVQKIAIELGYDDSSYFSRLFKKQAGLSPSDYRTKMFK